Part of the Kangiella geojedonensis genome is shown below.
TGAAGGTATGGTCTCTAAAACCGACAAAAATTCTTCAACACGATCGTTATACATACGGTCTCCTCCTGAAGAGCAGCAGATGATTGTCAAGCTAAGTGTTAATGCAACTATAAGTTTGAGTAGCTTCATTGTGCTAGTACCTACTTTATGGTGATATAAGAGAATAATAGCTGACACGTCAAATATTTGTGAAAGACAGTTCACGGGATTTTCACAATTTTAAGCATAACATAGCGGTTACATCATTCTAAGGATTACTACGTTGAGACAGTGGTTTGATAACAAAATAGTAGGCGCTGATTCAGGCGACGAGGTCGACTGGCCTAGAGTAATACCCTATATCTTACTCCATTTGAGCTGTTTATTTGTATTGGTCGTTGGTGTGAGCTGGATAGCTATTGCAGTATGTGCAGCAAGTTACTTTGTTCGCATGTTTGCTATTACGGCCTTTTACCATCGCTACTTTTCCCATAAAAGTTTTAAAACGAGTCGTTTCATGCAGGCGATCTTTGGCTTTTTAGGGGCAACTGCAACGCAGCGTGGCCCACTGTGGTGGGCTGCACATCACCGCCATCATCATAAGCATGCAGATACGGAAAAAGATTCTCACTCGCCACGTGATGGCTTCTTAAGAAGTCACACATTGTGGTTCCTGAACAAGAAGAATTTCGCTACAAATGAAGATCGTGTTAAGGATTTAGTGAAGTACAAAGAATTGAGGTGGTTGGATCGGTATGACATTGTTCCACCAATTATCTATGCATTCTTGGTATTAATGGTCGGCACCTATATTGAACATGTTCATCCCGAACTCGGTGCTACAAAGTGGCAAATATTAATTTGGGGATACTTTGTGTCAACGGTTGTATTATCGCACGTGACATTTTTAATTAATTCGCTTGCTCACGTTTGGGGATTCCGTAGCTTTGAGACAAATGATGATAGTCGCAACAATCCATTACTGGCTTTGCTCACTCTGGGGGAGGGCTGGCATAATAATCATCACCAATTCCCATCATCGGTAAAACAAGGACTAAGGTGGTGGGAGCTTGATATAAGCTACTACCTTTTATTTATGATGGAAAAGCTAGGTCTGATTTGGGATTTACGAAAGCCCGATGCGGCTAAAATTCAGGAGGAAAGGGTGTGAAGGTAGCGGTTATTGGTTCGGGGATTTCAGGAATTTCAGCAGCAGAGTACTTATCGGACAAATGTGAGGTCACTGTTTACGAGAAAAACAGTAAGGTTGGTGGTCACGCTGATACACAGACTATTGAGATTGATGGTGAACCAGTAGACGTTGATACAGGGTTTATCGTCTTCAACCCAGAAAATTACCCACGTTTTTTTGAGTTACTGAATAAATATAACGTCGCCTATAAAGATAGCGATATGAGCTTTGCAGTATCCAATCGTTTTAGTGGACTTGAATATAACGCTACTAACATTAATAAATTGTTTTGTCAGAGAAGAAATATTGTTAACCCGAAATTTTATCGGATGATTCGAGA
Proteins encoded:
- a CDS encoding acyl-CoA desaturase — encoded protein: MRQWFDNKIVGADSGDEVDWPRVIPYILLHLSCLFVLVVGVSWIAIAVCAASYFVRMFAITAFYHRYFSHKSFKTSRFMQAIFGFLGATATQRGPLWWAAHHRHHHKHADTEKDSHSPRDGFLRSHTLWFLNKKNFATNEDRVKDLVKYKELRWLDRYDIVPPIIYAFLVLMVGTYIEHVHPELGATKWQILIWGYFVSTVVLSHVTFLINSLAHVWGFRSFETNDDSRNNPLLALLTLGEGWHNNHHQFPSSVKQGLRWWELDISYYLLFMMEKLGLIWDLRKPDAAKIQEERV